Proteins encoded within one genomic window of Mesorhizobium sp. AR10:
- a CDS encoding sensor histidine kinase, with amino-acid sequence MLFTGLRLWLAKFLRRQGKQHLPRRSARSHLLGLIAAAVIPVWLFAAYLLVQYAVHERSRFEQDARQTARQVSLVVEGELANLQTTLNGLSKSPGLANGDLEAFRGEALSLVEGTDRIIVLRDSGRNQLLNTEIGHGAVLPPVEPMPAGDLEKLRASGTFVSDVFARKDSKDQRIAVAIRVPAPTGEDLVLSISVPTARIRDVMMPAVPEGWTVGVGDRDGSYVARSRSHEEMTGKPGLPEYLEKIVGHSGSFTSRNFEGTTLLAGYYRSSYSDWFYTANVPLSQVQAPLWRSLAAICGIGLLALFVSAALAYVVGKHFTGAARDLAARADALGHGRPVEPMSTSVEEFATIAQALVDAERAIAERRYELETVLETVPAAVWFTYDPKALQVIRNRFAAELMGLPNDARKSFGAPDLVINTVAVKDGQTVSREDRPLSRAMRGELTDNEEFAYTLPSGVERFLLSSARPIRSPSGSIIGAVQISLDITDRKRGEEHRKLLVNELNHRVKNTLSVVQAIASQTIRNATTLPEAGRTLSSRLISLAKAHDILTQKNWSGADLNDLITASIKPHAPIERFQISGEKVWLPPNVALSCALALHELTTNAIKYGALSNANGRVSISWKLAGQKRQRRLELEWRETGGPTVGSVERKGFGTQLLERVFDSDSGGRVVLTFERSGLVCIFRVNLSEPNEAEAHFLSRET; translated from the coding sequence TTGCTGTTCACCGGCTTGCGATTATGGTTGGCGAAGTTTCTGAGGCGGCAGGGGAAACAGCATTTGCCTCGTCGATCAGCTCGATCGCACCTGCTTGGTCTGATCGCGGCCGCGGTGATACCCGTCTGGCTCTTCGCGGCCTATCTGCTGGTCCAGTATGCTGTGCATGAGCGGTCCCGCTTCGAACAGGACGCACGCCAAACGGCCCGGCAGGTTTCGCTCGTCGTCGAGGGCGAACTGGCCAATCTCCAAACGACTCTCAACGGCCTGTCGAAATCGCCTGGTCTGGCCAATGGCGATCTGGAGGCCTTTCGCGGCGAGGCGCTCAGCCTGGTCGAAGGGACGGACCGGATCATTGTCCTGCGCGATTCAGGTCGCAATCAACTGTTGAATACAGAGATCGGGCACGGTGCAGTTCTGCCGCCGGTCGAACCGATGCCGGCGGGGGATCTGGAGAAACTCAGGGCGTCTGGCACTTTCGTCAGCGATGTCTTCGCCCGCAAGGATTCCAAAGATCAGCGCATCGCCGTTGCCATACGGGTGCCGGCGCCGACGGGCGAAGACCTGGTCCTTTCGATTTCTGTCCCAACCGCGCGCATTCGCGATGTGATGATGCCTGCTGTGCCTGAGGGGTGGACGGTTGGTGTTGGCGATCGCGACGGAAGTTACGTGGCTCGTTCCAGGTCGCATGAGGAGATGACCGGCAAGCCCGGATTGCCGGAATATCTGGAAAAAATCGTTGGCCACTCCGGCAGCTTCACATCCCGCAACTTCGAGGGCACCACGCTGCTGGCAGGCTACTACCGATCCTCTTATTCCGATTGGTTCTATACGGCCAACGTACCGCTTTCTCAGGTGCAGGCGCCGCTGTGGCGCTCGCTCGCGGCGATTTGCGGGATCGGCCTCCTCGCCCTTTTCGTGTCGGCAGCTCTTGCCTACGTCGTAGGCAAACACTTCACCGGAGCCGCTAGAGATCTGGCGGCTCGCGCTGATGCGCTGGGCCATGGCCGCCCGGTTGAACCAATGTCCACCTCCGTGGAAGAGTTCGCTACCATTGCGCAGGCGTTGGTAGACGCAGAGCGTGCCATTGCCGAGCGCCGGTATGAGTTGGAGACAGTACTGGAGACGGTGCCGGCGGCGGTCTGGTTCACCTATGACCCGAAAGCCCTTCAGGTCATACGCAATCGCTTTGCGGCGGAACTCATGGGTCTGCCGAATGACGCCCGCAAATCGTTTGGTGCGCCCGATCTCGTGATCAACACCGTAGCCGTCAAGGACGGGCAGACCGTGAGCCGGGAGGACCGACCTCTAAGTCGGGCAATGCGCGGAGAGCTGACGGACAACGAAGAATTCGCCTATACCCTTCCGTCGGGCGTGGAGCGCTTCCTGCTCTCGAGCGCGCGTCCGATCCGCAGCCCAAGCGGTAGCATAATTGGTGCCGTGCAGATCAGCCTTGACATAACCGACCGCAAACGCGGCGAAGAGCATCGCAAATTGCTGGTCAACGAATTGAACCACCGCGTCAAGAACACGCTTTCGGTGGTCCAGGCCATCGCCAGCCAGACGATCCGCAACGCAACCACTTTGCCTGAGGCAGGACGGACCCTGTCCAGCCGGCTCATCTCCCTGGCGAAGGCACACGATATCCTTACGCAGAAGAACTGGAGCGGCGCCGATCTCAATGATCTGATCACAGCGTCGATCAAGCCACATGCACCGATCGAACGATTTCAAATCAGCGGAGAGAAGGTTTGGCTTCCGCCAAACGTCGCCCTTTCATGTGCTCTGGCGCTTCATGAACTTACGACAAATGCGATCAAATATGGGGCGCTGTCGAACGCAAACGGCAGGGTTTCGATATCCTGGAAGCTTGCTGGTCAAAAACGGCAACGCCGACTTGAACTCGAATGGCGAGAGACAGGCGGCCCAACCGTCGGCTCTGTCGAGCGCAAGGGGTTTGGCACCCAGCTTCTGGAGCGCGTATTCGATTCCGATTCCGGGGGCCGCGTGGTGCTGACTTTCGAAAGGTCAGGACTGGTCTGCATTTTTCGGGTGAACTTGTCTGAGCCGAATGAGGCTGAAGCACATTTCCTGAGCAGGGAAACTTAG
- a CDS encoding carbohydrate ABC transporter permease encodes MSSIATAPPRARKLVGAGRRQWIGLLYVAPAVALVVVFFIVPLCMTAWMSLHNWPLMGEHSFIGFDNYRAILRDNRFWNALSFTGYYTVVVTIAIFAVAFPLALFIERPRPLTGFYRTSFFMPAVVGFASASLLWSWLLNVDSGLFSPAAYDLGLTAKKVNLLATFQPAFWSIIAMVVWKVAGFTMIILMTGLQSIPTDLQEAAKIDGAGPLARFRAITLPLMRRTLALALILSVAGSILAFDQFYIILRGGPRNQTLTAVYWIFNQSFVSFKLGYGAALSMILLVILVVLSLVQLWLLRKPEGVD; translated from the coding sequence ATGAGCTCCATCGCAACAGCACCGCCACGTGCCAGAAAACTGGTCGGCGCCGGCCGCCGGCAGTGGATCGGCTTGCTCTATGTCGCGCCGGCCGTCGCGCTGGTTGTGGTCTTTTTCATCGTACCGCTTTGCATGACGGCGTGGATGTCGCTGCACAATTGGCCGCTGATGGGCGAGCACAGTTTTATCGGCTTCGACAATTACCGGGCGATCCTGCGCGACAACCGCTTCTGGAATGCGTTGAGCTTCACCGGCTACTACACGGTGGTGGTGACGATCGCGATCTTCGCGGTGGCTTTTCCGCTGGCTCTGTTCATCGAAAGGCCGCGGCCGCTGACCGGCTTTTACCGGACATCCTTCTTCATGCCGGCCGTCGTCGGCTTCGCCTCGGCCAGCCTGTTGTGGTCCTGGCTGCTCAATGTCGATTCCGGCCTGTTCAGCCCGGCCGCCTACGACCTCGGCCTGACCGCAAAGAAGGTCAACCTGCTGGCGACCTTCCAGCCGGCCTTCTGGTCGATCATCGCCATGGTGGTCTGGAAGGTGGCGGGCTTCACCATGATCATCCTGATGACCGGCCTGCAATCGATCCCGACCGACCTGCAGGAGGCGGCGAAGATCGATGGGGCAGGGCCGCTGGCCCGGTTTCGCGCCATCACCTTGCCGCTGATGCGCCGCACGCTGGCGCTGGCGCTGATCCTGTCCGTTGCCGGCTCGATCCTGGCGTTCGACCAGTTCTACATCATCCTGCGCGGCGGCCCGCGCAACCAGACGCTGACGGCCGTCTACTGGATTTTCAACCAGTCCTTCGTGTCGTTCAAGCTCGGCTACGGCGCCGCCCTGTCGATGATCCTGCTGGTCATCCTGGTCGTGCTCAGCCTGGTTCAGCTGTGGCTGCTGCGCAAACCGGAGGGCGTTGACTGA
- a CDS encoding carbohydrate ABC transporter permease: MAQARSRKSRIRLGIAEHSTGMIASALFIAPIVWAVLSTFKPAPEARKPPLPPWPTTGFSVENYATLNTFGDGLWLPAQNSLYVSVMTVILSVIVSVLAGYGFSRFRFPMKDLLFVVILSTIMIPFQSILTPIFLVLTKIGLHNTLTGLVCVYVTLQLPFSIFMMRNAFDAVPREIEEAARMDGANNVTMLLKVMLPLVWPGIVTIALFAFLGAWNEFLAALVLMTDQSKFTLPIMMTALQSGRFGAIDWGAVQAGVTVMMVPCLVLFLLLQRFYIRGLMAGAVK; encoded by the coding sequence ATGGCGCAGGCACGGAGCCGCAAGAGCCGCATCCGGCTCGGAATTGCCGAGCATTCGACCGGCATGATCGCGTCCGCGCTGTTCATCGCGCCGATCGTCTGGGCCGTGCTGTCGACCTTCAAGCCGGCGCCGGAGGCGCGCAAGCCGCCGCTGCCGCCGTGGCCGACGACGGGCTTCTCGGTCGAGAACTACGCCACGCTCAACACCTTCGGCGACGGCCTCTGGCTGCCGGCGCAAAACAGCCTCTATGTCTCGGTGATGACGGTGATCCTGTCGGTCATCGTCAGCGTGCTCGCCGGATACGGCTTCTCGCGCTTCCGCTTTCCCATGAAGGATCTGCTCTTCGTCGTCATCCTGTCGACCATCATGATCCCGTTCCAGTCGATCCTGACGCCGATCTTCCTGGTGCTGACCAAGATCGGCCTGCACAATACGCTGACTGGGCTGGTCTGCGTTTATGTCACGCTGCAGCTACCGTTCTCGATCTTCATGATGCGCAACGCCTTCGACGCGGTGCCGCGCGAGATCGAGGAGGCCGCGCGCATGGATGGCGCCAACAATGTCACCATGCTGTTGAAGGTGATGTTGCCGCTGGTCTGGCCGGGCATCGTCACCATCGCGCTGTTCGCCTTCCTCGGCGCCTGGAACGAATTCCTGGCCGCCCTGGTGCTGATGACCGACCAGTCCAAATTCACGCTGCCGATCATGATGACGGCGCTGCAGTCGGGCCGCTTTGGCGCCATCGACTGGGGCGCGGTGCAGGCGGGTGTCACCGTTATGATGGTGCCGTGCCTGGTGCTCTTCCTGTTGCTGCAGCGCTTCTACATCCGCGGCCTGATGGCAGGGGCCGTGAAATGA
- a CDS encoding LacI family DNA-binding transcriptional regulator has product MVSDAQPTPVSAKQPVTLREVAAMAGVSVATASKALNGQGRMTAETRQRIRETAQRLGFRPNSLAQSLLRRRSFTVGLLTNDTYGRFSLPVMSGISDALVDAGVSVFLCNVEDDPRLAQLHVEAMLDKRIDGIIASGKRIDRHLPVDLANLGVPVIYAFSQPDPGAIAFVSDDAGGARLAVEHFCRLGRRRIAHVTGPASFAVVHARAQAYRDVLTENGLPVTEPMLGPWSEAWGHEAIGTLFDGKGEKPDAVFCGNDQIARGVIDALRERGLGVPDDVGVIGFDNWEIVAEATRPPLTSIDMNLAALGREAGLALLSLVGGQPAEPGIRKLPCRLVVRQSCGRPPDG; this is encoded by the coding sequence ATGGTTTCCGACGCGCAACCAACGCCTGTCTCTGCCAAGCAGCCGGTCACCTTGCGCGAGGTTGCGGCGATGGCCGGCGTCAGTGTCGCCACGGCCTCAAAAGCGCTGAACGGGCAGGGGCGGATGACCGCCGAGACGCGCCAGCGTATTCGCGAGACGGCGCAGCGTCTCGGCTTTCGGCCCAACAGCCTGGCGCAGAGCCTGCTTCGGCGCCGCTCGTTCACCGTCGGCCTGCTGACCAACGACACCTATGGCCGCTTTTCGCTGCCGGTCATGTCCGGCATTTCGGACGCGCTGGTCGATGCCGGCGTCTCCGTGTTCCTGTGCAATGTCGAGGACGACCCGCGGCTGGCGCAGCTGCATGTCGAGGCGATGCTGGACAAGCGCATCGACGGCATCATCGCCAGTGGCAAGCGCATCGACCGCCATCTGCCGGTCGACCTCGCCAATCTCGGCGTTCCTGTGATCTACGCCTTCAGCCAACCGGATCCCGGCGCCATCGCTTTTGTCTCGGACGATGCCGGCGGCGCGCGCCTGGCGGTCGAGCACTTTTGCCGGCTCGGGCGCCGCCGCATCGCCCATGTCACGGGACCGGCGAGCTTTGCCGTGGTGCATGCGCGGGCGCAGGCCTATCGCGACGTGCTGACCGAGAACGGCTTGCCCGTCACCGAGCCCATGCTGGGCCCGTGGTCAGAAGCCTGGGGGCACGAGGCGATCGGGACGCTGTTCGACGGGAAGGGTGAAAAACCCGACGCTGTCTTTTGTGGCAACGACCAGATCGCGCGCGGCGTCATCGATGCGCTGCGTGAGCGCGGCCTTGGCGTGCCCGACGATGTCGGCGTCATCGGTTTCGACAATTGGGAGATCGTGGCCGAGGCAACGCGCCCGCCGCTGACCTCTATCGACATGAACCTGGCCGCCCTTGGGCGAGAGGCCGGCCTGGCTCTGCTTTCGCTCGTCGGCGGCCAACCCGCCGAGCCGGGCATTCGAAAACTGCCGTGCCGGCTGGTGGTGCGTCAGTCATGCGGCCGTCCGCCGGACGGCTGA
- a CDS encoding glycoside hydrolase family 127 protein, with protein sequence MTASQAANQAAKVGQAAKPGKPGLAFRPLPVPQVDVRGFWGDRVDAVASRTADILYERCVQARMLEQIDPDRPSPGVVIPFHSPSPDEAASPGFTGSTVTTQMFWDSDWGKTIETAAYSLYRRRNDALEAKIDAVIDMYGKLQQPDGYLSSWYQRIQPGLRWTNLRDCHELYCAGHLIEGAVAYYQATGKRKLLDIMCRYVDHIADTFGPESGKKKGYCGHEEIELALVKLSRVTGQQKYMDLAKYFIDQRGQQPHYFDEEARARGADPKAYHFKTYEYNQSHRPVREQDKVVGHAVRAMYLFSGMADIATEYGDDTLRVALDRLWDDLTTKNLYITGGIGPSAHNEGFTADYDLPNETAYAETCASVGLVFWASRMLGMGPNARYADMMERALYNGSISGLSLDGSLFFYENPLESRGRHNRWKWHRCPCCPPNIGRMVASIGSYFYSLSEDALAVHLYGDSTARFEIKGRPASLIQTSNYPWDGAVSIRIEAEAPVEFTLHLRVPAWCGKAALKVNGASVDLDDVTSDGYAAIRREWRQGDRVELDLEMSIARLFANPEVRQDIGRVALSRGPLIYCVEETDNAGQLHRITLPRTAKIDARAEPDLLGGVVTLSATGSREAAENWDNGLYRTDPPATGEAKLTAVPYFAWDNREPGEMLVWLREG encoded by the coding sequence ATGACCGCATCCCAAGCCGCCAATCAAGCCGCCAAGGTGGGGCAAGCCGCCAAGCCCGGCAAACCGGGCCTCGCCTTCCGTCCGCTGCCGGTGCCGCAGGTCGACGTGCGCGGCTTCTGGGGCGACCGCGTGGATGCCGTTGCCTCGCGCACCGCCGACATTCTCTACGAGCGCTGCGTGCAGGCGCGCATGCTGGAGCAGATCGACCCGGACCGGCCGTCGCCAGGCGTCGTCATTCCGTTCCATTCGCCGTCGCCGGACGAGGCAGCCAGCCCCGGCTTCACCGGCTCGACGGTCACGACCCAGATGTTCTGGGATTCCGATTGGGGCAAGACGATCGAGACCGCCGCCTATTCGCTCTACCGACGCCGCAACGATGCGCTTGAGGCCAAGATCGACGCCGTCATCGACATGTACGGCAAGCTGCAGCAGCCCGACGGCTATCTGTCGAGCTGGTACCAGCGCATCCAGCCTGGTCTTCGCTGGACCAATCTGCGCGACTGCCACGAACTCTATTGTGCCGGCCATCTGATTGAGGGCGCGGTCGCCTATTACCAGGCCACCGGCAAGCGCAAGCTGCTCGACATCATGTGCCGCTATGTCGACCACATCGCCGACACCTTCGGTCCCGAGTCCGGCAAGAAGAAGGGCTATTGCGGCCATGAGGAGATCGAGCTGGCGCTGGTCAAGCTTTCGCGCGTCACCGGCCAGCAGAAGTACATGGACCTGGCAAAATACTTCATCGACCAGCGCGGCCAGCAGCCGCATTATTTCGACGAGGAAGCGCGCGCCCGCGGCGCCGATCCGAAGGCCTATCATTTCAAGACCTACGAGTACAATCAGTCGCACAGACCGGTGCGCGAGCAGGACAAGGTCGTCGGCCATGCGGTGCGGGCGATGTACCTGTTTTCCGGCATGGCCGACATCGCCACCGAATATGGCGACGACACGCTCAGGGTCGCGCTTGATCGTCTCTGGGACGATTTGACCACCAAGAACCTCTACATCACCGGCGGCATCGGGCCGTCGGCGCACAATGAGGGTTTTACCGCCGATTACGACCTGCCCAACGAAACCGCCTATGCCGAGACCTGCGCCTCGGTCGGGCTGGTGTTCTGGGCGAGCCGTATGCTCGGCATGGGTCCCAACGCGCGCTATGCCGACATGATGGAACGGGCGCTCTACAACGGCTCGATCTCCGGCCTGTCGCTCGACGGATCGCTGTTCTTCTACGAGAACCCGCTGGAAAGCCGCGGCAGGCACAACCGCTGGAAATGGCACCGCTGCCCGTGCTGCCCGCCCAATATCGGCCGCATGGTCGCTTCGATCGGCAGCTATTTCTACAGCCTGTCCGAGGATGCGCTGGCGGTCCACCTCTATGGCGACTCGACGGCGCGCTTCGAGATCAAGGGACGGCCGGCTAGCCTGATCCAGACCAGCAATTATCCCTGGGATGGCGCGGTCTCGATCCGGATCGAAGCCGAAGCGCCGGTCGAGTTCACCTTGCACCTGCGCGTACCGGCCTGGTGCGGCAAGGCGGCGCTCAAGGTCAACGGCGCGTCGGTCGATCTGGATGACGTCACCAGCGACGGCTATGCCGCGATCCGGCGCGAGTGGCGCCAGGGCGACCGGGTGGAACTCGATCTTGAAATGTCGATCGCCCGCCTGTTTGCCAATCCGGAGGTGCGCCAGGACATCGGCCGCGTCGCACTGTCTCGCGGCCCGCTGATCTATTGCGTCGAGGAGACGGACAATGCCGGCCAACTGCATCGTATCACCTTGCCGCGCACGGCAAAGATCGATGCGCGTGCCGAGCCGGATCTGCTGGGCGGCGTCGTTACGCTCTCGGCCACCGGCAGCAGGGAGGCCGCCGAAAACTGGGACAACGGGCTCTACCGCACCGATCCGCCCGCCACGGGCGAGGCGAAACTCACCGCCGTTCCCTATTTTGCCTGGGACAACCGCGAACCGGGCGAGATGCTGGTCTGGCTGCGGGAAGGATGA
- a CDS encoding family 16 glycosylhydrolase, with translation MATVLNARGVPLPYSGSSVKWFSATNSGPALYGSMYNDSMYGDAGVTVQMFGGKGDDIYYLYSSKNKAVELANQGVDTISTPMSYRLPENFENLTVTGDKRYAFGNAVDNIITGGSGQQTLDGLQGDDVLKGGSGADIFVVTSGNGSDLILDFGASDSVRVGSYGFISFEEVQLNMVQSGADVRLDLSEDEFVVFANKTIDQFTAGQFKLALDRSALELSFSDDFNTLDLWNGSSGTWDSNFWWGAANGSTLTDNNELQWYVDTDYAPTSSVNPFSVEDGILTITAARAPEAIRPFINDYQYTSGVLTTYESFAQTYGYFEIRADMPEKQGVWPAFWLLPADGSWPPELDVVEMVGQDPNKLIMTGHSNATGTHTTVSSTPYVADTAGFHTYGVLWTQDELVWYFDDVGVARAATPADMHDPMYMLVNLAVGGIAGTPADGLATPAEMQIDYIHAYALDDWLV, from the coding sequence ATGGCCACAGTACTGAACGCCAGGGGCGTTCCGCTCCCCTACAGCGGGTCTTCCGTAAAGTGGTTTTCGGCAACAAATTCCGGACCGGCACTTTATGGAAGCATGTACAACGACTCGATGTACGGCGATGCCGGCGTCACCGTTCAAATGTTCGGCGGCAAGGGCGACGACATTTACTATTTGTATTCGTCGAAAAACAAAGCGGTCGAGCTTGCCAACCAGGGCGTCGACACCATCTCGACGCCGATGAGCTATAGGCTCCCGGAGAATTTCGAGAACCTGACGGTCACCGGCGACAAGCGTTATGCCTTCGGAAACGCGGTAGACAACATCATCACCGGCGGCTCCGGCCAACAAACGCTCGACGGCCTGCAGGGCGATGACGTTCTCAAAGGCGGATCCGGGGCGGACATTTTCGTCGTGACTTCAGGCAACGGCAGCGACCTGATCCTGGACTTTGGCGCCTCCGATAGCGTGCGCGTCGGGAGCTACGGCTTCATCTCCTTCGAGGAGGTGCAACTCAACATGGTCCAGTCGGGAGCGGACGTCCGGCTCGATCTCTCCGAGGACGAGTTCGTCGTCTTTGCCAACAAGACCATTGACCAGTTCACCGCAGGTCAGTTCAAGCTGGCTTTGGACAGGTCGGCTCTCGAGTTGTCCTTCTCGGACGACTTCAACACGCTGGACCTGTGGAATGGCTCGAGCGGGACCTGGGACTCGAATTTCTGGTGGGGGGCCGCGAACGGCAGCACACTCACGGACAACAACGAGCTGCAATGGTACGTCGACACCGACTACGCCCCGACGAGTTCCGTCAACCCGTTCAGCGTAGAGGACGGCATCCTCACGATTACCGCGGCCCGAGCTCCCGAAGCGATCCGGCCCTTCATAAACGACTACCAATACACCTCAGGTGTGCTGACGACTTACGAATCCTTCGCGCAGACCTACGGCTATTTCGAGATCCGGGCCGACATGCCCGAAAAGCAAGGTGTCTGGCCGGCCTTCTGGCTTCTCCCGGCGGACGGCTCCTGGCCACCGGAACTGGACGTTGTGGAGATGGTCGGTCAGGACCCGAACAAACTCATTATGACGGGCCACTCGAACGCAACGGGAACGCATACGACGGTGTCCTCGACACCCTACGTCGCGGATACCGCGGGGTTCCACACTTATGGGGTGCTGTGGACGCAAGACGAACTCGTCTGGTATTTCGACGACGTCGGAGTTGCGCGCGCCGCAACGCCCGCCGACATGCACGACCCGATGTACATGTTGGTCAATCTGGCGGTGGGCGGCATAGCCGGAACCCCCGCCGACGGACTTGCCACGCCAGCGGAAATGCAGATCGACTACATCCATGCCTACGCGCTGGACGATTGGCTTGTCTAA
- a CDS encoding patatin-like phospholipase family protein produces the protein MSPTFGVAFGGGGARGLAHIHAIEALDELGIKPVAISGSSIGAIMGAGMASGMAGKDIQAYARSILSRRAEVATRMWRARPGTFAEAVQGGLRVSQFNIERILKAFLPEAIPEAFAGLKIPLKVTATDYFGHKLAVFDDGDLHSALAASAAIPAVFRPVMRDGRLLIDGGIYNPVPFDLIKKDADIIIAVDVVGAPTEAERKHPTSVDLMFGATQLMMQSIIANKLNQCQPDILIRPAVSKYRVLDFMKIDALLAETADIKDELKREIEKAVEAQAGAAKAKRTKRAGG, from the coding sequence ATGAGCCCGACCTTTGGTGTTGCCTTTGGCGGCGGCGGCGCCCGTGGCTTGGCGCATATCCACGCCATCGAGGCGCTGGACGAACTGGGCATCAAGCCGGTCGCCATATCGGGCTCGTCGATTGGCGCCATTATGGGTGCCGGCATGGCGTCCGGCATGGCCGGCAAGGACATCCAGGCTTATGCCCGTTCGATCCTCAGCCGCCGCGCCGAAGTGGCGACGCGGATGTGGCGGGCGCGGCCCGGCACCTTCGCCGAGGCGGTGCAGGGCGGATTGCGGGTCAGCCAGTTCAATATCGAGCGCATCCTGAAAGCCTTCCTGCCGGAAGCCATCCCCGAAGCCTTCGCCGGCCTCAAAATACCGCTGAAGGTGACGGCAACGGACTACTTCGGCCACAAGCTCGCCGTGTTCGACGACGGCGACCTGCATTCGGCACTGGCCGCCTCTGCGGCTATTCCCGCGGTGTTCCGCCCGGTGATGCGCGACGGCAGGCTGCTGATCGACGGCGGCATCTACAACCCGGTGCCGTTCGACCTGATCAAGAAGGATGCCGACATCATCATCGCCGTCGACGTGGTCGGCGCGCCGACCGAGGCCGAGCGCAAGCACCCGACCTCGGTCGACCTGATGTTCGGCGCCACGCAATTGATGATGCAGTCGATCATCGCCAACAAGCTGAATCAGTGCCAGCCGGATATCCTGATCCGCCCGGCGGTGTCGAAATACCGCGTGCTCGATTTCATGAAGATCGATGCCTTGCTGGCCGAAACGGCTGACATCAAGGACGAGCTTAAGCGTGAAATCGAGAAGGCGGTAGAGGCGCAGGCCGGCGCCGCCAAGGCCAAACGCACCAAACGTGCGGGTGGGTGA
- a CDS encoding ABC transporter substrate-binding protein, which produces MRPMIAGLAFAASILGTLATAAAADTANIWVRADGSNFMPRIVDAFNKAHENQIKLDIIPNAEIIPKYGAAAAGGTAPDALSLDLIYTPAFSAAGQLEDITDWAKSLPYFASLSPAHVKTGTYKGRIYGLPFSADSSVLIWNKKLFKQAGLDPEKGPTNWAEIEADAEKVNALGGDIKGFYFSGNCGGCNIFTFTPLIWASGGDILTEDGSKATLDSPQLRGAVDLYRSMVKKDLVPAGAQTDTGSNFFAAFAAGNIGITPSGAFAIGALNTQYPDVDYGVTFLPGKDGGWSSFAGGDNFVVTKGTKKLAVVKEFLDFAYSLEGQTILAKYGSLPVRGDIAKEALKDLDPRYQIAAEAMAKGRTPYTVVFNDLINSANGPWTQMVNEVFFGDDVDGSIANAQETMQSIIDQAPQK; this is translated from the coding sequence ATGAGACCTATGATCGCCGGGCTCGCCTTTGCCGCGAGCATTCTGGGCACGCTGGCAACAGCCGCGGCCGCCGACACCGCCAACATCTGGGTTCGCGCCGACGGCTCGAACTTCATGCCGCGCATCGTCGATGCGTTCAACAAGGCGCATGAGAACCAGATCAAGCTGGACATCATTCCCAATGCCGAGATCATCCCGAAATATGGTGCGGCCGCCGCCGGCGGCACGGCGCCGGACGCGCTGTCGCTCGACCTGATCTACACGCCGGCCTTCTCGGCCGCCGGCCAGCTCGAAGACATCACCGACTGGGCGAAATCGCTGCCCTATTTCGCCAGCCTGTCGCCGGCGCACGTCAAGACCGGTACCTACAAGGGCCGCATCTACGGCCTGCCGTTCTCCGCCGATAGCTCGGTGCTGATCTGGAACAAGAAGCTGTTCAAGCAGGCCGGCCTCGATCCAGAAAAAGGCCCGACCAACTGGGCCGAGATCGAAGCCGACGCCGAAAAGGTCAACGCGCTCGGCGGCGACATCAAGGGCTTCTACTTCTCCGGCAATTGCGGCGGCTGCAACATCTTCACCTTCACGCCGCTGATCTGGGCCTCGGGTGGCGACATCCTCACCGAGGACGGCTCGAAGGCGACGCTGGACAGCCCGCAGCTGCGCGGCGCCGTCGACCTCTACCGCTCGATGGTCAAGAAGGACCTGGTGCCGGCAGGCGCACAGACCGACACCGGCTCCAACTTCTTTGCCGCCTTTGCCGCCGGCAACATCGGCATCACGCCGTCCGGCGCCTTCGCCATCGGCGCACTCAACACCCAGTATCCCGATGTCGACTATGGCGTCACCTTCCTGCCGGGCAAGGATGGCGGCTGGTCGTCCTTTGCCGGCGGCGACAACTTCGTTGTCACCAAGGGCACCAAGAAGCTCGCCGTGGTGAAGGAGTTCCTCGATTTCGCCTATTCGCTGGAGGGCCAGACGATCCTGGCAAAATATGGCAGCCTTCCCGTGCGCGGCGACATCGCCAAGGAGGCGTTGAAGGATCTCGATCCGCGCTATCAGATCGCCGCCGAAGCCATGGCCAAGGGCCGCACGCCCTACACGGTGGTGTTCAACGACCTGATCAATTCCGCCAACGGGCCGTGGACGCAGATGGTCAACGAGGTCTTCTTCGGCGACGATGTCGATGGCTCCATCGCCAATGCGCAGGAGACCATGCAGTCGATCATCGATCAGGCGCCGCAGAAGTAG